One genomic window of Comamonas serinivorans includes the following:
- a CDS encoding catecholate siderophore receptor Fiu gives MADSSFIRSRKHSARHTASPWLAMAAVAVSATAHAQTASTPAPAQPAQPAQSATLPTVEVKESAPAPYKAEGLSSPKFTQPLVDTPQTISVIKETVMQEQNATTLQEALRNTPGVTVLLGEGGNSNTKDNIFLRGFDATGSIFVDGVRDLGSPVRDTFNLEQIEVIKGASGSEYGRGTASGTVNLTTKVPTTVDAAEARISAGSADTKRATLDLNRALSDTSALRLNVMGQNSGVAGRDMVKNKGYGLAPSLAFGLGTPTRVFADLVHVRFNNRPDGGVPTVGLSGFYNAALANAGVTNIRAVDPSNYYGSASDYSKTKADQLTLRVEHDLSPDTTLRNVTRAGRSGIDQLITGTSGVVSDTVNSVVVPRLDPATWTATRSRQLRWQENTLITNQTNVTTKFATGSVKHALSAGVELIHEKQTTRGRAGAGTMSPADLYNPNVNDPITGRAVVDSGQVSQGKTNTVAVYAFDSLEFSPQWQLNAGVRVDRYRTTNDNVTAPDADGLQTRTHIKASDTLFSGKLGVVYKPATNGSVYASVSTSQLPPGGSNFTLSAAEGNINNPNMDPSKATNVELGTKWELMDKRLLVSGALFRTTVNNDLGTVDAVTGEVTQYGKKQVQGIELSAVGQITPAWNLSAGLARMTTKVKEGTSAQTGAGINWSPKLTFTAWSTYRFDNGLTVGGGARYVDSVVRSISNTAQAATTNMLSTPDYWVFDAYLGYQVSKNVDLQLNVYNLANKKYVASLNNNGGRYIPGPTRSVLLTANVKF, from the coding sequence ATGGCTGACTCTTCATTCATCCGCAGTCGCAAGCATTCCGCCCGTCACACCGCCTCGCCCTGGCTGGCCATGGCGGCCGTGGCCGTGAGCGCCACCGCGCACGCCCAAACCGCATCCACGCCGGCGCCGGCTCAACCCGCCCAGCCGGCGCAGTCGGCCACCTTGCCCACCGTCGAGGTCAAGGAGTCGGCCCCTGCGCCCTACAAGGCCGAGGGCCTGTCGTCGCCCAAGTTCACGCAACCGCTGGTCGACACGCCGCAGACCATCTCCGTCATCAAGGAAACGGTGATGCAGGAGCAGAACGCCACCACGCTGCAGGAGGCGCTGCGCAACACCCCCGGCGTGACCGTGCTGCTGGGCGAGGGTGGCAACTCGAACACCAAGGACAACATCTTCCTGCGCGGCTTCGACGCCACCGGCAGCATCTTCGTCGACGGCGTGCGTGACCTGGGCAGCCCGGTGCGCGACACCTTCAACCTGGAACAGATCGAGGTCATCAAGGGCGCGTCGGGCTCGGAGTATGGGCGCGGCACGGCCTCGGGCACCGTCAACCTGACGACCAAGGTGCCGACCACGGTGGACGCCGCCGAGGCGCGCATCTCGGCCGGCTCGGCCGACACCAAGCGCGCCACGCTGGACCTCAACCGCGCGCTGAGCGACACCTCGGCCCTGCGCCTCAACGTGATGGGCCAGAACTCGGGCGTCGCCGGCCGCGACATGGTCAAGAACAAGGGCTATGGCCTGGCGCCATCGCTGGCCTTCGGCCTGGGCACGCCCACGCGCGTGTTTGCCGACCTGGTGCATGTGCGCTTCAACAACCGCCCCGATGGCGGCGTGCCAACCGTGGGCCTGTCGGGCTTTTACAACGCGGCCCTGGCCAATGCCGGGGTCACCAACATCCGGGCCGTGGACCCGTCGAACTACTACGGCAGCGCCAGCGACTACAGCAAGACCAAGGCGGACCAGCTCACGCTGCGCGTGGAGCACGACCTGTCGCCCGACACCACGCTGCGCAACGTGACGCGCGCCGGCCGCAGCGGCATCGACCAGCTCATCACCGGCACCAGCGGCGTGGTCAGCGACACCGTGAACAGCGTGGTCGTGCCGCGCCTGGACCCGGCCACCTGGACGGCCACGCGCTCGCGCCAGCTGCGCTGGCAGGAAAACACCTTGATCACCAACCAGACCAACGTGACGACCAAGTTCGCCACGGGCTCGGTGAAGCACGCGCTCAGCGCGGGCGTGGAGCTGATCCACGAGAAGCAGACCACGCGTGGCCGTGCCGGTGCCGGCACCATGTCGCCGGCCGACCTGTACAACCCCAACGTGAACGACCCCATCACCGGCCGGGCGGTGGTTGACAGCGGCCAGGTGAGCCAGGGCAAGACCAACACCGTGGCGGTGTACGCGTTCGACAGCCTGGAGTTTTCGCCGCAGTGGCAGCTGAATGCCGGCGTGCGCGTGGACCGTTACCGCACCACCAACGACAACGTCACCGCGCCCGATGCCGATGGCCTGCAGACGCGCACCCACATCAAGGCCAGCGACACGCTGTTCAGCGGCAAGCTGGGCGTGGTCTACAAGCCGGCGACGAACGGCAGCGTGTATGCGTCGGTGTCGACCTCGCAACTGCCCCCGGGCGGCAGCAACTTCACGCTGAGCGCGGCCGAGGGCAACATCAACAACCCCAACATGGACCCCTCCAAGGCGACCAACGTCGAGCTGGGCACCAAGTGGGAGCTGATGGACAAGCGCCTGCTGGTGAGCGGCGCGCTGTTCCGCACCACCGTCAACAACGACCTGGGCACCGTGGACGCGGTGACCGGCGAGGTCACCCAGTACGGCAAGAAGCAGGTGCAAGGCATCGAGCTGAGCGCGGTCGGCCAGATCACGCCGGCCTGGAACCTGAGCGCTGGCCTGGCCCGCATGACGACCAAGGTGAAGGAGGGCACGTCCGCGCAGACGGGCGCGGGCATCAACTGGTCGCCCAAGCTGACCTTCACGGCCTGGAGCACCTACCGCTTCGACAACGGCCTGACCGTGGGGGGCGGCGCGCGCTACGTGGACTCGGTGGTGCGCTCCATCAGCAACACGGCGCAGGCCGCCACGACCAACATGCTGAGCACGCCGGACTACTGGGTGTTCGACGCCTACCTGGGCTACCAGGTCAGCAAGAACGTCGACCTGCAGCTCAACGTCTACAACCTGGCGAACAAGAAGTATGTCGCCAGCTTGAACAACAACGGTGGGCGCTACATCCCCGGCCCCACGCGGTCGGTGCTGCTGACCGCGAACGTGAAGTTCTGA
- a CDS encoding glutamate synthase subunit beta, with protein sequence MGKVTGFLELDRIEETYAPPQERLKHYKEFVVGLNSAQVKNQGARCMDCGTPFCNNGCPVNNIIPDFNDLVYRNEWRNAFTVLDSTNNFPEFTGRICPAPCEAACVLNINDDPIGIKSIEHAIIDRAWEEGWVLPRPAKHQTGKKVAVVGSGPAGMAAAQQLARAGHDVTLFEKNDRVGGLLRYGIPDFKLDKSHIDRRVKQLEAEGVHIRTGVLIGAMPTEGGASKVTNLAQETISAEQLQQDFDAVLLTGGAEHSRDLPVPGRELDGVHFAMEFLPQQNRVNAGDKFKGQIRADGKHVVVIGGGDTGSDCVGTSNRHGAKSVTQFEVMPMPPEQENKPLVWPYWPIKLRTSSSHDEGCVREFAISTKTFNGDKGKVKSLTTVQVEFKDGKLVEVAGTEKDWPADLVLLAMGFTNPVATVLDAFGIEKDARGNAKATTDFTGGYATNVAKVFAAGDMRRGQSLVVWAIREGRQAARAVDEFLMGDSELPR encoded by the coding sequence ATGGGAAAAGTCACCGGCTTTCTGGAACTCGACCGCATCGAGGAAACCTACGCGCCGCCGCAAGAGCGCCTCAAGCACTACAAGGAATTCGTCGTCGGCCTGAACTCGGCCCAGGTCAAGAACCAGGGCGCGCGTTGCATGGACTGTGGCACGCCGTTCTGCAACAACGGCTGCCCGGTCAACAACATCATCCCGGACTTCAACGACCTGGTGTACCGCAACGAATGGCGCAATGCCTTCACGGTGCTGGACTCGACGAACAACTTCCCCGAGTTCACCGGCCGCATCTGCCCCGCACCCTGCGAGGCGGCCTGCGTGCTCAACATCAACGACGACCCGATCGGCATCAAGTCGATCGAGCACGCCATCATCGACCGCGCCTGGGAAGAGGGCTGGGTGCTGCCGCGCCCGGCCAAGCACCAGACCGGCAAGAAGGTGGCCGTGGTCGGCTCGGGCCCGGCCGGCATGGCCGCCGCCCAGCAACTGGCGCGCGCCGGCCATGACGTGACCTTGTTCGAGAAGAACGACCGCGTGGGCGGCCTGCTGCGCTATGGCATCCCCGACTTCAAGCTCGACAAGTCGCACATCGACCGCCGCGTCAAGCAGCTGGAAGCCGAAGGCGTTCACATCCGCACCGGCGTGCTGATCGGCGCCATGCCCACCGAGGGCGGTGCCAGCAAGGTGACCAACCTGGCCCAGGAAACGATCTCGGCCGAGCAGCTGCAGCAGGACTTCGACGCCGTGCTGCTGACGGGCGGCGCCGAGCATTCGCGTGACCTGCCCGTGCCCGGCCGCGAGCTCGACGGCGTGCACTTCGCCATGGAGTTCCTGCCGCAGCAAAACCGCGTCAACGCGGGCGACAAGTTCAAGGGCCAGATCCGGGCCGACGGCAAGCATGTCGTCGTCATCGGCGGCGGCGACACCGGCAGCGACTGCGTGGGCACCAGCAACCGCCACGGCGCCAAGAGCGTCACCCAGTTCGAGGTGATGCCCATGCCGCCCGAGCAGGAGAACAAGCCCTTGGTCTGGCCGTACTGGCCGATCAAGCTGCGCACCAGCTCCAGCCACGACGAAGGCTGCGTGCGCGAGTTCGCCATCTCGACCAAGACCTTCAATGGCGACAAAGGCAAGGTCAAGAGCCTGACCACGGTGCAGGTCGAGTTCAAGGACGGCAAGCTCGTCGAAGTGGCGGGCACCGAGAAGGACTGGCCGGCCGACCTGGTGCTGCTCGCCATGGGCTTCACCAACCCCGTTGCCACGGTGCTGGACGCCTTCGGCATCGAGAAGGACGCGCGTGGCAACGCCAAGGCCACGACCGATTTCACCGGCGGTTACGCGACCAACGTGGCCAAGGTGTTCGCTGCCGGCGACATGCGCCGCGGCCAAAGCCTGGTGGTCTGGGCCATCCGCGAAGGCCGTCAGGCCGCCCGCGCGGTGGACGAGTTCCTCATGGGCGACAGCGAGCTGCCGCGCTGA
- a CDS encoding Fe2+-dependent dioxygenase, whose protein sequence is MLLHIPQVLGTVALQAVREQLAQAPWADGLATVGALGATVKRNHQVPADSPQGEALARAVEQAVRQQPLFVSAALPRHVLPPLFNRYAGGETYGLHVDGAIRQAAGLMLRADLSCTLFLSDPDTYEGGELVVVDTYGTHEVKLPAGDLVLYPASSLHQVLPVTRGVRLASFFWVQSLVRDDARRAMLFELDQTNQSLLRKLGSCAETLALTNQYHNLLRMWADT, encoded by the coding sequence ATGCTGTTGCACATCCCCCAGGTGCTCGGCACCGTTGCCCTGCAGGCCGTGCGCGAGCAGCTGGCGCAGGCGCCCTGGGCCGACGGCCTGGCCACCGTGGGCGCACTGGGGGCCACCGTCAAGCGCAACCACCAGGTGCCGGCCGACTCGCCCCAGGGCGAGGCGCTGGCGCGCGCGGTCGAGCAGGCCGTGCGGCAGCAGCCGCTGTTCGTCTCGGCCGCCTTGCCCCGCCACGTGCTGCCGCCGCTGTTCAACCGGTACGCAGGGGGCGAGACCTATGGCTTGCACGTGGACGGCGCCATCCGCCAGGCTGCTGGCCTGATGCTGCGCGCCGACCTGTCGTGCACCCTGTTCCTCAGCGATCCGGACACCTATGAAGGCGGCGAGCTGGTGGTGGTCGACACCTACGGCACGCACGAGGTCAAGCTGCCGGCAGGCGACCTGGTGCTCTACCCGGCGAGCAGCCTGCACCAGGTGCTGCCGGTGACCCGGGGGGTGCGGCTGGCCTCGTTTTTCTGGGTGCAAAGCCTGGTGCGCGACGACGCCCGGCGCGCGATGCTGTTCGAGCTGGACCAGACCAACCAGAGCCTGTTGCGCAAACTGGGCAGCTGCGCCGAAACCCTGGCGTTGACCAATCAATACCACAACCTGCTGAGGATGTGGGCTGATACATGA
- a CDS encoding glutamate synthase-related protein, with protein MTTLAEQGQLHANGLYDPALEHDACGVGFVAHIKGQKSHDIVTQALKILENLDHRGAVGADKLMGDGAGIMIQLPDGLYREDMAKQGVNLPPAGEYGVGMIFLPKEHASRLACEEEVERAIKAEGQVLLGWRDVPVNRDMPMSPTVREKEPVIRQVFIGRGADVIVQDALERKLYVIRKTASAAIQNLQLKYSKEYYVPSMSSRTVIYKGLLLADQVGTYYNDLEDPRCVSALGLVHQRFSTNTFPEWPLAHPYRYVAHNGEINTVKGNYNWMRAREGVMSSPVLGNDLPKLYPISFAHQSDTATFDNCLELLTMAGYPLAQAVMMMIPEPWEQHTTMDERRRAFYEYHASMIEPWDGPASIVFTDGRQIGATLDRNGLRPARFCVTDDDLVIMGSESGVLPVPEHKIVRKWRLQPGKMFLIDFEQGRMIDDEEVKASLANARPYTRWIEDLRIRLDDVVHPEAGEAGTDTSGLLGEPATDGVADVSPELLDRQQAFGFTQEDIKFLLSPMAANGEEGIGSMGNDSPLAVLSDKNKPLYNYFKQLFAQVTNPPIDPIREAIVMSLVSFIGPKPNLLDINQVNPPMRLEVSQPILGFEDMAKLRNIGAFTGGKFSSAVLDITYPLSWGPEGVEARLASLCAQAVDAIKGGHNILIISDKGIGTDKVAIPSLLALSAIHQHLIREGRRTECGLVVETGSAREVHHFAVLAGYGAEAVHPYLAMETLAAMHAELPGDLSPEKAIYNYVKAIGKGLSKIMSKMGVSTYMSYCGAQLFEAIGINSATIDKYFTGTPSRVEGLGVFEIAEESVRRHQAAYGDDPVLANMLDAGGEYAWRTRGEEHMWSPEAIAKLQHATRANNYSTYKEYAQTINDQSRRQMTLRGLFEFKIDPAKAIPVDEVESAAEIVKRFATGAMSLGSISTEAHVTLAVAMNRIGGKSNTGEGGEDPARYRNELKGIPIKQGETLASIIGKEQIESDYELRDGDSLRSRIKQVASGRFGVTAEYLASSDQVQIKMAQGAKPGEGGQLPGGKVSEYIGKQRYSVPGVGLISPPPHHDIYSIEDLAQLIHDLKNVASQSSISVKLVSEIGVGTIAAGVAKCKADHVVIAGHDGGTGASPWSSIKHAGSPWEIGLAETQQTLVLNRLRGRIRVQADGQMKTGRDVVIGALLGADEFGFATAPLVVEGCIMMRKCHLNTCPVGVATQDPVLRKKFTGKPEHVVNYFFFVAEEARQIMAQLGIRTFDELIGRSDLLDMKQGIAHWKAKGLDFSRLLARPQVPADVPFLHVDTQDHGLEKAFDNILIAKSQPAIDKGERVRILENVRNVNRSVGAMLSGAVTRVHPEGLPDDTIHIQVEGTGGQSFGAFLCNGITLYLIGDANDYTGKGLSGGRVVVRPSLDFRGVAAENIIVGNTVMYGATTGESFFAGVAGERFAVRLSGATTVVEGTGDHGCEYMTGGTVAVLGKTGRNFAAGMSGGVAYVYDEDGQFAKRCNTAMVTLDKVLPQAEQEATVERGVWHRGETDEAQLKKLLADHLRWTGSRRARELLDNWESTRAKFVKVFPTEYKRALGEIYAKQQAARQLDKAKAPAKATASVK; from the coding sequence AACACGACGCCTGTGGCGTGGGCTTTGTGGCCCACATCAAAGGCCAGAAGAGCCACGACATCGTCACGCAGGCGCTCAAGATCCTGGAAAACCTCGACCACCGCGGCGCCGTGGGCGCGGACAAGCTGATGGGCGACGGCGCGGGCATCATGATTCAGCTGCCCGACGGTCTGTATCGCGAAGACATGGCCAAGCAGGGCGTCAACCTGCCGCCCGCGGGCGAGTACGGCGTGGGCATGATCTTCCTGCCCAAGGAACACGCCTCGCGTCTGGCGTGTGAGGAAGAGGTCGAGCGCGCCATCAAGGCCGAAGGCCAGGTGCTGCTGGGCTGGCGCGACGTGCCCGTCAACCGCGACATGCCGATGTCGCCCACCGTGCGCGAGAAAGAGCCGGTGATCCGCCAGGTGTTCATCGGCCGCGGTGCCGACGTCATCGTGCAGGATGCGCTGGAGCGCAAGCTGTACGTGATCCGCAAGACGGCCAGCGCCGCCATCCAGAACCTGCAGCTCAAGTACAGCAAAGAGTACTACGTGCCCAGCATGAGCAGCCGCACGGTGATCTACAAGGGTCTGCTGCTGGCCGACCAGGTCGGCACCTACTACAACGACCTGGAAGACCCGCGTTGCGTGTCGGCCCTGGGCCTGGTGCACCAGCGCTTTTCGACCAACACCTTCCCCGAGTGGCCGCTGGCCCACCCCTACCGCTACGTGGCCCACAACGGTGAAATCAACACCGTCAAGGGCAACTACAACTGGATGCGCGCGCGCGAAGGCGTGATGAGCTCGCCGGTGCTGGGCAACGACCTGCCCAAGCTCTACCCGATCAGCTTCGCCCACCAGTCGGACACGGCCACCTTCGACAACTGCCTGGAGCTGCTGACCATGGCCGGCTACCCGCTGGCCCAGGCCGTGATGATGATGATCCCCGAGCCCTGGGAGCAGCACACGACCATGGACGAGCGCCGCCGCGCGTTCTACGAGTACCACGCCTCGATGATCGAGCCCTGGGACGGCCCGGCCTCCATCGTGTTCACCGACGGCCGCCAGATCGGCGCCACGCTGGACCGCAACGGCCTGCGCCCGGCGCGCTTTTGCGTGACGGACGACGACTTGGTGATCATGGGCTCGGAGTCGGGCGTGCTGCCCGTGCCCGAGCACAAGATCGTGCGCAAGTGGCGCCTGCAGCCTGGCAAGATGTTCCTGATCGACTTCGAGCAGGGCCGCATGATCGATGACGAGGAGGTCAAGGCCAGCCTCGCCAACGCGCGCCCCTACACGCGCTGGATCGAAGACCTGCGCATCCGCCTGGACGACGTGGTGCACCCGGAAGCGGGCGAGGCCGGCACCGACACCTCGGGCCTGCTCGGCGAGCCCGCCACCGACGGCGTGGCCGACGTCAGCCCGGAGCTGCTGGACCGCCAACAGGCCTTCGGCTTCACCCAGGAAGACATCAAGTTCCTGCTCAGCCCCATGGCCGCCAACGGCGAAGAGGGCATCGGCTCCATGGGCAACGACAGCCCGCTGGCCGTGCTGTCGGACAAGAACAAGCCGCTGTACAACTACTTCAAGCAGCTGTTCGCCCAGGTGACCAACCCGCCGATCGACCCGATCCGCGAAGCCATCGTGATGTCGCTGGTGTCCTTCATCGGGCCCAAGCCCAACCTGCTGGACATCAACCAGGTCAACCCGCCGATGCGGCTCGAGGTCAGCCAGCCCATCCTCGGTTTCGAGGACATGGCCAAGCTGCGCAACATCGGCGCCTTCACCGGCGGCAAGTTCAGCTCGGCGGTGCTCGACATCACCTACCCGCTGTCGTGGGGCCCGGAGGGCGTGGAAGCGCGCCTGGCCTCGCTGTGTGCGCAGGCGGTGGACGCCATCAAGGGCGGCCACAACATCCTGATCATCAGCGACAAGGGCATTGGCACCGACAAGGTCGCCATCCCGTCGCTGCTGGCGCTGTCGGCCATCCATCAGCACCTGATCCGCGAAGGCCGCCGCACCGAGTGCGGCCTGGTGGTGGAGACGGGTTCGGCGCGTGAAGTGCACCACTTCGCCGTGCTGGCAGGCTACGGCGCCGAGGCTGTGCACCCCTACCTGGCCATGGAAACCCTGGCCGCCATGCACGCCGAGCTGCCGGGCGACCTGTCGCCCGAAAAAGCCATCTACAACTACGTCAAGGCGATCGGCAAGGGCCTGTCCAAGATCATGTCCAAGATGGGCGTGAGCACCTACATGAGCTACTGCGGTGCGCAGCTGTTCGAGGCCATCGGCATCAACTCGGCCACCATCGACAAGTACTTCACCGGCACCCCCAGCCGCGTCGAGGGCCTGGGCGTGTTCGAGATCGCCGAAGAGTCGGTGCGTCGCCACCAGGCGGCCTATGGCGACGACCCGGTGCTGGCCAACATGCTCGACGCCGGCGGCGAATACGCCTGGCGCACGCGCGGCGAAGAGCACATGTGGTCGCCCGAAGCGATCGCCAAGCTGCAGCACGCCACGCGCGCCAACAACTACAGCACCTACAAGGAATACGCGCAGACCATCAACGACCAGAGCCGTCGTCAGATGACGCTGCGTGGCCTGTTCGAGTTCAAGATCGACCCGGCCAAGGCCATCCCGGTCGACGAGGTCGAGTCGGCCGCCGAGATCGTCAAGCGCTTTGCCACCGGCGCCATGTCGCTGGGCTCGATTTCGACCGAAGCCCACGTGACCCTGGCCGTGGCCATGAACCGCATCGGCGGCAAGAGCAACACCGGCGAAGGCGGCGAAGACCCGGCGCGTTACCGCAACGAGCTCAAAGGCATCCCGATCAAGCAGGGCGAAACCCTGGCCTCCATCATCGGCAAGGAGCAGATCGAGTCCGACTACGAGCTGCGTGACGGCGACAGCCTGCGCTCGCGCATCAAGCAGGTGGCCTCGGGCCGCTTCGGGGTGACGGCCGAGTACCTGGCCTCGTCCGATCAGGTGCAGATCAAGATGGCGCAGGGCGCCAAGCCCGGCGAAGGCGGTCAGCTGCCGGGCGGCAAGGTGTCCGAGTACATCGGCAAACAGCGTTACTCGGTGCCCGGGGTGGGCCTGATCTCGCCACCGCCGCACCACGACATCTACTCGATCGAGGACTTGGCCCAGCTGATCCATGACCTGAAGAACGTCGCCTCGCAGTCGTCCATCAGCGTCAAGCTGGTGTCCGAGATCGGCGTTGGCACCATCGCGGCCGGCGTGGCCAAGTGCAAGGCCGACCACGTCGTGATCGCCGGCCACGACGGCGGCACGGGCGCCTCGCCCTGGTCGTCGATCAAGCACGCGGGCTCGCCCTGGGAAATCGGCCTGGCCGAAACCCAGCAGACCCTGGTGTTGAACCGCCTGCGCGGCCGCATCCGCGTGCAGGCCGACGGCCAGATGAAGACCGGCCGCGACGTCGTCATCGGCGCGCTGCTGGGCGCTGACGAGTTCGGCTTCGCCACGGCGCCGCTGGTGGTCGAGGGCTGCATCATGATGCGCAAGTGCCACCTGAACACCTGCCCCGTGGGCGTGGCGACGCAGGACCCCGTGCTGCGCAAGAAGTTCACCGGCAAGCCCGAGCACGTCGTCAACTACTTCTTCTTCGTCGCCGAGGAGGCACGCCAGATCATGGCGCAGCTGGGCATCCGCACCTTCGACGAGCTGATCGGTCGCTCGGACCTGCTCGACATGAAGCAGGGCATCGCGCACTGGAAGGCCAAGGGCCTGGACTTCTCGCGCCTGCTGGCCCGTCCGCAGGTGCCGGCCGATGTGCCCTTCCTGCATGTGGACACCCAGGACCACGGCCTCGAAAAGGCGTTCGACAACATCCTCATCGCCAAGTCGCAGCCGGCCATCGACAAGGGTGAGCGCGTGCGCATCCTGGAAAACGTGCGCAACGTGAACCGTTCGGTGGGCGCCATGCTCTCGGGCGCGGTGACCCGCGTGCACCCCGAAGGCCTGCCCGACGACACCATCCACATCCAGGTGGAGGGCACGGGTGGCCAGTCCTTCGGTGCCTTCCTGTGCAACGGCATCACGCTGTACCTGATCGGCGACGCCAACGACTACACCGGCAAGGGCCTGTCGGGTGGCCGTGTGGTCGTGCGTCCCAGCCTGGACTTCCGCGGGGTCGCAGCCGAAAACATCATCGTGGGCAACACCGTGATGTACGGCGCCACCACGGGCGAGTCGTTCTTCGCCGGCGTGGCCGGTGAACGCTTCGCCGTGCGCCTGTCGGGTGCCACGACGGTGGTCGAAGGCACGGGCGACCACGGCTGCGAGTACATGACCGGCGGCACCGTGGCGGTGCTGGGCAAGACCGGCCGCAACTTCGCGGCCGGCATGAGCGGCGGCGTGGCCTACGTCTACGACGAAGACGGCCAGTTCGCCAAGCGCTGCAACACGGCCATGGTGACGCTGGACAAGGTGCTGCCGCAAGCCGAACAGGAAGCCACGGTGGAGCGTGGGGTCTGGCACCGCGGCGAGACCGACGAGGCCCAGCTGAAGAAGCTGCTGGCCGACCACCTGCGCTGGACCGGCAGCCGCCGGGCCCGCGAACTGCTGGACAACTGGGAGTCGACGCGCGCCAAGTTCGTCAAGGTCTTCCCGACCGAGTACAAGCGCGCCCTGGGCGAGATCTACGCCAAGCAGCAGGCTGCTCGGCAGCTGGACAAGGCCAAGGCTCCGGCCAAGGCCACCGCGTCGGTCAAGTGA
- the mlaE gene encoding lipid asymmetry maintenance ABC transporter permease subunit MlaE — MRWWHPSDLGFATRSLVANVGYGTRFFLRLLGLFGPSMRRFGLVRDQIHFLGNYSLVIIAVSGLFVGFVLGLQGYNILQRYGSAEAVGLMVALSLLRELGPVVTALLFAGRAGTSLTAEIGLMKSGEQFSAMEMMAVDPVRRIIAPRFWAGVIVLPLLTAVFNAVGILGGWIVSVPMIGVDPGAFWSQMQGGISVIDDLGNGVLKSLAFGVTVSFVALLQGYLAKPTAEGVARATTRTVVMASLAVLGLDFLLTAWMFSV, encoded by the coding sequence ATGAGGTGGTGGCACCCATCCGACCTGGGGTTCGCCACGCGCAGCCTGGTGGCCAACGTGGGCTATGGCACGCGCTTTTTCCTGCGCCTGCTGGGTTTGTTCGGCCCCAGCATGCGGCGCTTTGGCCTGGTGCGCGACCAAATCCATTTCCTGGGCAATTACTCGCTGGTCATCATCGCCGTGTCCGGCCTGTTCGTCGGCTTCGTGCTGGGCCTGCAGGGCTACAACATCTTGCAGCGCTACGGCTCGGCCGAGGCGGTGGGTCTGATGGTGGCCCTGAGCCTGCTGCGCGAGCTGGGGCCGGTGGTCACGGCGCTGCTGTTTGCCGGCCGGGCCGGCACCTCGCTGACGGCCGAGATCGGCCTGATGAAATCGGGCGAGCAATTCAGCGCCATGGAGATGATGGCCGTGGACCCGGTGCGGCGCATCATCGCGCCGCGTTTCTGGGCCGGTGTGATCGTGCTGCCGCTGCTCACGGCCGTGTTCAACGCCGTCGGCATCCTGGGGGGCTGGATCGTCAGCGTGCCCATGATCGGCGTCGATCCGGGCGCGTTCTGGAGCCAGATGCAGGGCGGGATCAGCGTGATCGACGACCTGGGCAACGGGGTGCTCAAGAGCCTGGCGTTCGGCGTCACCGTCAGTTTCGTGGCCCTGTTGCAGGGCTACCTGGCCAAGCCGACGGCCGAAGGGGTGGCCCGCGCCACCACCCGCACCGTGGTCATGGCCTCGCTGGCCGTGCTGGGCCTGGATTTTTTGCTCACCGCCTGGATGTTCAGCGTCTGA
- a CDS encoding ABC transporter ATP-binding protein, which produces MPSDPHDLVVLSDVTFGYDERPVLQSLNVRIARGQVTALMGASGGGKTTVLRLIGGQHRAQAGEVRFDGQDVGQMGEAQLYAMRRRMGMLFQFGALFTDMTVFDNVAFPLREHLQLSEPLVRDIVLMKLGAVGLRGARDLMPAQISGGMARRVALARAIALDPELVMYDEPFAGLDPISLGISAQLIRQLNDSLGLTSVLVSHDVDETFRIADHVIILANGGIAAQGTPDEVRASTDPLVQQFVHARADGPVRFEYPGPSIEQDFGVTP; this is translated from the coding sequence ATGCCTTCCGATCCGCACGATCTGGTTGTTCTGTCGGATGTCACCTTCGGCTACGACGAGCGCCCGGTGCTCCAGTCGCTGAACGTGCGCATCGCGCGGGGCCAAGTCACGGCCCTGATGGGCGCGTCCGGCGGCGGCAAGACCACGGTGCTGCGCCTGATCGGGGGCCAGCACAGGGCGCAGGCGGGCGAGGTGCGCTTCGATGGCCAGGACGTGGGGCAGATGGGGGAAGCCCAGCTCTACGCCATGCGCCGCCGCATGGGCATGCTGTTCCAGTTCGGCGCGCTGTTCACCGACATGACGGTGTTCGACAACGTGGCCTTCCCGCTGCGCGAGCACCTGCAGCTGTCCGAGCCGCTGGTGCGCGACATCGTCCTGATGAAGCTCGGTGCGGTGGGGCTGCGCGGCGCCCGCGACCTGATGCCGGCGCAGATCTCGGGGGGCATGGCCCGCCGCGTGGCGCTGGCGCGGGCCATTGCGCTCGATCCGGAGCTGGTGATGTACGACGAGCCGTTCGCGGGTCTGGACCCGATTTCGCTCGGCATTTCGGCCCAGCTGATCCGCCAGCTCAACGATTCGCTGGGCCTGACCAGCGTGCTGGTGTCGCACGACGTGGATGAAACCTTCCGCATCGCCGATCACGTGATCATCCTGGCGAATGGCGGCATCGCCGCGCAAGGCACGCCGGACGAGGTGCGCGCCAGCACCGATCCACTGGTGCAGCAGTTTGTGCACGCCCGCGCCGACGGGCCGGTGCGCTTCGAGTACCCCGGCCCCAGCATCGAGCAGGATTTCGGGGTGACGCCATGA